gctaatgtgtagaagataatagaatatataagaggaaCGGACTACTCTTCCCGttaccaattggttttgagatagaaCCTCATTCACCCTATTCCAAATTCTAACATATAAGAACAAGAATCAActtattctcaaaaaaaaagaacaagaaTCAACTTGTTATATATTTCTGACAGCACTAATAAGTTGTAAACATTTGACGATCAATTAAAAAGATCATGGTCAATTTTGTGTCTTAGACTTTAAAAGATCCATAAATACAACTTACAAGGGAGCAATAAACAGTGGTAAATACTTGTTTTGAGCGAAATTAATGTGTGACATGTCAATCCTTTTCTAACAGCAATGTCAGAAAGAtgcaaaagtttaattttatggCTTTTTGGCTTAACAGAAATAAAAACGAATTGTTTTAttcaaaaaacatgaaaatggaAAGGTGTTCATACCTGGAACTGTGACTGAACCTAGTATTAAGCCTCCAATTGTAGCTAGAATGCAAGTTAtgagaagatgaatagtgagtTTCCCTTGGTGTACTTCTTGTTCTGCTCTCATGTTGTTTAAACCAGCTTCACCACCCATCTTCATTTTGGGCTTCTCTGTCTAAACCTGTACCACCAATTTCTGACAATTTCTGAGTttatggagagagagagagagagagagagagagagagagagagagagagagagagagagagaaatggtcTTTTTTTTGGGATGAATATTGAGAAAACAGATCAACTATTGACTATTAGGAATTATATTCAGTACTTCTAACACCAAAACCAATATAATATCACTAGAACAGAATGTGACTTAAGTTTAGGATAACATTGACaactatatttatatacacACAGGTTTGGTCAAACTCAATTTGAAAGAAGTAACAgtattatttatatatcatatgtCTAATGTCCAAGTTAGACCagagaaaagagaattatgTGGGCTATGAAAAATGTCTTGTTTATGCATGTTATTGGCTAAAAAACACGGTTTTGAGACaacttgttattattatttatatatttaaattaaaaaggtCAGAGCTCATTCATATAAAGAGAGAAGAAGGCCCCAAAACCCaccatttcattattttatttgtaaaagTCATTTGTTCCATAATATTCTTTTgcttttatttatgtttttgttgCTCTGATCCGATTCTATGATCACGGTCAAATGCACCAATAATTTATCCATGGAAACATTTAATGATGCAATTTTGCTTTTCTTGtagaataaatttttaattttagtattgGTCAGGAAATTTGTATGTTGTGTCATGCTCATCcaagtttattatttatttatttatttttgtagggATGATAGGCTGAGTAGCTCCAAGATCAAAACTGTGATGCTGTAGTCATAATAATGAGCTAAAACTATATAAAGTATGCATAAACATAAATGTTAAGAatttacaagctaaaaaggcaGAAATTTGTCAAATTATCAACATGAAAGTAATTTACACTGTGGATGGCAAATGCTCCCATAGCTTGTGCCTAGTGGCATTGAGAACTCTTCggatttaattaggaaaaaaaaacatgacAATTATTTGTTTGGTACTCAAAAGTCCATTTTCTTTTCCAAGTTATTATGATCAAAATCATGTGTAGGGTGCCATCCTTTTTCCCACATCAATATCAAAAAATCCATATGTTTATATCTACTCTAGATCAGAACTTTATGGTCTTTTTGTGTTAATAAACAACCACAATCAAAACCAAGACTTGTTAACCAATAAAAACAAAGGTATTTCTCTTTTGAGATGAAATTGAAAGATATTTTGCTTATATGTGAAATGATTGTGCTAATACGCTCATGAAAAAGATCTAAAAGCACATCAAATTagattgattctgataaatacAAGTGAAAATCCATAAACCAAATCACATTTCAGTATTTCACAACTCTTTTAAGCCTTCTTAGCTCTACTACTAATACTCTACTTGACTAAAAAGACAGAATTTCCAGAACACCAACTGTTTGACAAAGTTACAAACTGAACTTTCCTAAATACCCTAAATACCCTAAACGCCAGTAGACCCAAACCCGCCGCTACCTCTAACGGTGGCATCTAAATCTTCAACCTCCATTACATCTGGGGTTATTATCTTCTCAATTATCAGTTGAGCAATCCTGTCTCCAACTTTGACTTCAAAGTCAACATCTGAAAAGTTGAAGAGTATAACCCCAACTGGACCCCTGTAATCGGCATCTATAACCCCTGCTCCCACATCAATGGAGTGCTTCCACGCCAACCCAGATCGAGGAGCTAACCAAAACAAGAACAATTTCACCTCAAAATATTGCCAAAATAAAGAGAAATATAATTACAAGTGACAAAAAACTACGATGGGGTTATACCGATTCTTGCATAGGTTCCTTCTGGTACAGCAATACTCAGATCTGTTGGTACCAAAGCTTTTCCTCTTGCTGGAACCTTCGTATCTTTCGCACTGCAAAAATTTAGAAAACCCAGAAAATATATTACGGAAATGAATCAACTTTTTGAGAAGAtggcaaaaataaaatatgggtATTTGTTTTCCTTACCTCGATAGATCGTAGCCAGCGGAGAGAGGAGAGCCTCTGGATGGAGTAACAGCGTTCTCAGAGAGCTTCTTGACTCTGAAAAATGAAGGGTTGGTCTGAGAAGATTGATGGACGCCATTTTGGTGAAGCTTAGGAAGCTTGGTTGGTGGGTCGTTGATTTCAGGGGCGTTGTGGGTTGCCATTGTGATGAAACGATGAGGAAGAGTGAAGCGAAAGGGAAAAGGGTTTGTGGAGAGAGCGATGATTAAGGAATGGGAGGAAGTTGGGTTAGGTTTAAATAGGGAATAAGCCATTTTGACTCGTTTGGCGCCAAGATTTCCCGCTCTGTTTTATTGAGAAAGGAGCTCAAACTtcgaaggttttttttttttttttttttttaagcttaCGGgcatatgaataaataaatgggtaaataccattttgtaccctgtgttttgttaaatgacaaaatagactctgtattttctaaaatagtaaaaataggacactgtgcttaatttttgacaactttttttttaatacaaccaacttgaagacaatgattaatacgaacagatataaaaaatgtaaactgttttgtcatagcacttttagatcggattataattaaattttattttgacaaaaaatcaattcagggtcatatttgtattattttagaaaatacagggttcattttgtaatttaacaaaacacaaggtccaattggtaacttttgtaaaacagagggtccaaaatggtatttacccataaataaatacataaagggaaattttatttacaccccaaaaatTGTTAAGTAcaccccattttaataatttttattttatataaaatttatatctttaattatactaagtatttctaacttttttctttcaatttatattcttaaaaaatatacctatcaaacaaaattaaattatattttaaaaattatgacaaaaaaattaaaataaaaaattatatgacattttcttagaaaaaaataaaaaaaaatatatacatgagttagaaaaaattataaaaatgaaatcaaagtaagtattgaaattaacataaaataatgtgaggaaaaaattttaaaaatatattaagagtaatttttaaaaattattcaagtttatattttttttaataatggggtgtatttataattttgtggGGTGCAAATATAACTCCCCATAAATAAAAGGCTTATTACATATTTGACcttaaactttaatatgtactaaatgatgtttttgaatttttcagtcgTTAAAATTTTTccagattgttagatttaagtacttttatctaatttcattcaattttactatttctatgattatttatatagttctaatatatataaacgcttaaataaaaaaaaaaccatgcctctcgaaaaattatttgtattaatttttatttggcaTATTAGCTGAAAAATTATTTGAGCTATACGATTTGTAACACTAAATCCCATAACTTATTATTTTAACAGCAAAACTACCTGAATTCAGGGGCGGATCTATGTATTTTAGTtagtcaaaatatatatttctaattaaaagtgatatttataaatatgaTACAAGCTTTAGCATAATGGTTAAGTTTTATAGCATAATTGGGATCAAATCCCAATAAGAGCATAAtcacattttagtattttaattttttttaatctctatcaataaaatttgtatttactACTTCAATCATTgaagtcaatttttttttttactttaactatatttaatactataaaaatacaaatttacatcaatttttaatatgTTATATCATGTAGAAAAAATGGTATGCCCTCcctcacttaaaaaaaaaagtttgccCTCTCAACTTAAATCTTGGGTCCGCCACTGCCTGAATTGCacttatgttttgatttttaccACTTCTGTTTTGTTGTCTCTCTCTTACTTATACTTAACTCTCATTACATTCTCGTCAACCTAGCAAGTGAGTGTGACTAAATATCTATGTCCAGATTTCTGCGTTaatattttggtactttcattaaGAACTATAACTCGATACGCTTATCAAGATGGTTGCAACAAGGTCAAGTGTTGAAAGAAGTACCACAACTAGCCAACCCACCGGGGCATGCCAACCACTCAAACTAGTGACAGACGACACCTGCATCTCAAATGTTAGGTGGAGGCCTCGAAACTAGCTCCACAGCTCTTCTCCCAAGGCCACCAAACACTAATACTGAAACCAATGATCAAATTCCACTTGGAGAGCCATGAGTGGAGTTAGAAGACCCCAAGGAGGCTAATCCTAAAGTTGAAAACTTAGTCAAACAATGGCTAGCCAAACAGTGTAGTTCAAACTCTATTGTATTAACTCTTGCagtctctttaatttttaatatagacattttttataataaaaaaaaatggtattaacttttaGTATGTGAATGATTTAgcacacattttattttataaaattattaaaccatctctaatacaaaatataaaaatagtgtTAAATTTAGCaacaaaaaaaagttaataaataatatgcAATGTTTAGATATAATTGGGCTTAGAGTGTTATATTCATATTTCAATTCTATTTGATCCAATCAAATTTATCTATTGAATGTTAGATTTagataattaatcaattttaattatttatttgatatgtTGTTGTATCTATTGAATTTGATTGACACAATCCAATGTTTTGGAATCTTTATTTAggctaattttttataaaataaaaatatttaaagttttaaacttaatttttatatatatttaatctataaaaaacattaattactcattcaaataattcaaaacaatatatatacataaaaggCAATAATTAGTTCAAAATATTACAATTCAATCTAAATTATAAGCATAATTCATTATAATTTATAGgcttacaacttaaattataataatttatcttaattatttaaaattatataaaaatataattaaatgaaaattagaTCGATTTGCtcgattatattaaatttttgcaCTCCAACAATTGACTAATCAAAAATTACTTCTTCTATCTAATCATAATTGAATATTCAATTATTAATGGTTAGTTTTAATAGActcaattttaaaaaagaatcttTTTACAAAAGAGAATGAAGATAATCACATTACTATCTAATAAAAACAATGTTGTAATTAAGACACAAGCAAACTGTTAGTTTGCCACATCAGCAACTAACTTACCTAACCAACTGAATTCGGTTGGTCTCAAATCAGCTGCAACCTTCTCCTATAAAATGGACTCTAGTCTATTGTTTTAGGTACAGTTTTGATGCATTGTTAAGTTGTCTAGTGAGAGAGTAATCTAGAGAGAAGAGACATACATTGAGAGAATTGATTGAGGGATGTTAAAGGGATTGTCCATTCTTGAAATGGCTTCCCTCAAGTGAGGAATTAATGTAACTAGTTTCTGGTTTATACCAGATTGATGTTTTCTGGTTTAtgtatctctctctctcattgatTGTAATCAAAGACAATTCAGCAATAAAGATTCTTCTTCATTCAAATCTCTGCCTTATCAATTCTTGGTGAATTCGATTCATTCATTCTCAATTTTTCAGTTCATTGTTAATTGATTGCTTTTAATCACTTGTTCTTGTTCTGTTATTACTCGAATTGTGTTGTTTTCTAGCTGAGTTCTTGCacaacaaatggtatcagagccaaggtTGGCTTAATCAATTCAAGAACTGCTCGATTTCAACACAGAGAAACCAAGAATGTCAATGGCAAAATTCGAGATGGACAAGTTCACTGGTGAGAATGATTTCGGGTTATGGAGATTAAAAATGAGGGCCATGCTGGTACATCAAGGACTGTATGAAGCTCTTGATGCAGAAGCCATGAAAGCCATTGAAGAtgaaaggaagaagaaggagatacAAATCAAAGCACACAGTGCAATCTTGCTGAGTCTTGGGGATGAAGTTCTGAGGGAAGTCTCTGAAGAAGAGACTGCAGTTGGCCTTTGGGGTAAGTTGGCTAACATTTATCTTAAGAAATCTTTAGCTAACAAATTGTACTTAAAGAAAAAGCTCTATACTTTGAGAATGGATGAAAGTAAAGAGCTGAGGAAACATCTTGATGAATTCAATAGAATTATTCTTGAGTTGAATAATATTGGAGTCAAGATAGATGATGAGGATCAAGGTATAATTCTACTCTCTTCTCTCCCAAAATCTTTTGAACACTTTGTTGATACTATATTATATGGAAAGGAATCCCTAACCATGGCAGATGTCAAGTCTGCACTCAACTCAAAGGAGATTCAAAAGAAATCTGATGACAATACTGACATCAGTGGAGAAGGGCTGTTTACCAAAGGCAAACCAGACAGAAAGAATCATCACATCAAACAGAACTACAATCATCAAAACAAGTCAAAGTTCAAATCAGGAAAGAAATGTTTTTATTGTCAAAAAGAAGGACATTTCAGGAGTGAGTGCAGGGCACTCAAGGCTAAACTTGCCAAAGAAGAAGGCAAGAAGCAAGGAGAAGCTGACATTGCATGCCAAGATTATATGTCTGCTGATGTTCTAGTTGTCTCAAGCAGAGCATATGAAGAGGAGTGGATCTTGGACTCAGGGTGTTCCTTCCACATGTGTCCAAAAGCTGAAATGTTCAATGATCTCAAGGAGATCTCAGGGGGAACAGTGCTGTTAGGAAACAACAAAGCATGCAGTGTACTTGGTATTGGGTCTGTGATCATCAATATGTTTGATGGCATACCAAGAACACTTAAGAATGTCAGGTATGTACCTGATTTGAAAAGAAACCTACTGTCAATTGGTATGTTAGACAGTATTGGTTGCATCATCAAGGTGGAAAGTGGAATGCTTGTAATCTCTAAGAATTCCATACCTGTGATGAAAGGAGAATTAAAGAATGGCTTATATTCTTTAATTGGGAAAACTGTTATGGGAAATGCTGCACCAGCCATAACAGATCAAGAGATTGACAAGACCAGGCTATGGCACCTAAAGCTTGGCCATGTGAGTGAAAGGGGCCTGCAAGAACTCGAAAAACAGGGACTGTTGAAAGACAAATTGAATGGCAAGCTAGGATTCTGTGAAGATTGTGTTTATGGGAAGTGTTGTAAGGCAAAATTCTCATCTGGTCTACACATCAGCAAGGAACCATTGAATTACATACACTCTGACTTATGGGGGCCATCTAGAATCAAGACACTGGGAGGAGCTAGTTACTTTCTCAGCatcattgatgatttttctagGAAGGTATGGGTGTATCTACTAAATTCTAAAGATCATGCTTTCAATACATTTGTCACTTGGAAAAGACTTGTTGAGAATCAAACTGGAAAGAAGCTAAAGAAACTCAGAACTGATAATGGTCTTGAGTTTTGCTCAAACCAATTTACTGAGTTCTGCAAGAGAGAAGGCATTGACAGACACAAGACAGTTCCCAAGAATCCCCAGCAAAATGGGTTAGCTGAAAGGATGAACAGGACACTGACTGAGAGGGTCAGATGTATGTTACATTGTGCTGGACTTGAGAGACCCTTCTGGGGTGAAGCTGTGAAGACAGCAGGCTATCTCATCAACAGATGTCCTTCTGCAGCCATTGAGTTCAAGACCCCTCAAGAGAAATGGACAGGGCATCCACCAAGTTATGAACACCTTAGGGTGTTTGGATGTACTGCCTATGCTCACATAAGGCAAGACAAACTCCAACCAAGAGCCTTGAAGTGCCTATTTCTAGGATATCCAGATGGAGTGAAAGGCTACAAATTATGGTGTTTGGAACCAGGATACAAAAAATGTATTCTAAGCAGGGATGTTGTCTTTAGGGAAGAAGAAATGGCAATGAAATCTAAGACAGACACAAAACCAAATGAAAACTCTAGTGCTGAACCGGTTGGGTTTGAGGTGGATACAGACACTACAAATCATGTACCTGAAGAACAGGTTACTGATCAGGCTCATTCAGAAGAACATATGGGAGTTGAAACTGACATGAGTGTAGATGATTACCAACTCACTAGAGATAGAGAAAGAAGGGTTCATAGAGCCCCTGCCAGATTTGGTTTTGCTGATTTCACAGCTTTTGCacttgcagcagcagaaaaGCTTGACAACTCAGAGCCTGAAACCTTTCAAGAAGCAATCACAGGCAAGGATAAAAGGAAATGGAACAAAGCTATTGATGATGAGATGCTATCCTTGAAGAAAAATAAGACCTGGATTGTTGTCAACAAACCAGAGGGTCAAAAGCTGGTAGGATGCAAATGGCTATTTAGGCACAAAGAAGATGAAACTGGCAATGGTGAAGTGAGATACAAAGCAAGGCTTGTAGccaaaggctttactcaaaagGAGGGAACTGATTTTACTGAAATTTTTGCCCCAGTTGTGAAACAAACATCCATAAGGGTTATGATAGCAAAAGCAGCTAAGTTTGACCTTGAGattgatcaaatggatgttagaaCTGCATTCCTACATGGCACACTTGATGAGAAGATTTACATGGCACAACCAGAGGGATTTGACAATGGGGATCCCAATCAAGTATGCCTTCTGCTCAAGTCTCTGTATGGTTTGAAACAGGCTCCTAGACAATGGAATTTGAGGTTTGATGAGTTCATGAAGGCCATTGGATTCAATCAAAGCAGGTATGACCCTTGTGTTTACTTTAATCAGCATGTCTATCTATTGttgtatgtagatgacatgctatTAATTGGTAAAGACAGATCTGAGATAAACAAGATAAAAGAAAAGCTTAAGGCtgaattcgaaatgaaagatctAGGATCAGCTAAAAAGATCCTTGGTATTGACATCAAAAGGAAAAGACCTCATTCTATTTTCTTATCTCAGAAAGGTTACCTACAGAAAGTTCTAACTAGGTTTGGAATGGAAAATGCCAAACCTGTTTCAACACCATTAGCACACCACTTCAGACTTTCAAAGGAACAATCTCCAAAAACAGAGAGAGAAAGGGCTGACATGGATGGCATACCATATGCCAATGCTGTTGGCAGCTTAATGTATGCCATGGTCTGTACCAGACCTGACATTGGATATGCTATGAGCATGGTGAGCAGATTTCTCTCTGATCCTGGACAGCAACACTGGTCTGCTCTTAAATGGACTCTAAGGTACATCAAAGGTACTCTAAACATGGGAATTATGTTTGGAAAAGAGTCATTCACCAAAGAAATTGCTACTGGTTGTGTGGACTCTGACTATGCTGGCTGCATTGACACAAGGAGGTCTCTCACAGGCTTTGTGTTTACTGTTTTTGGTGGCTGTGTAAGCTGGAAATCAACCTTGCAAAAGGTTGTAGCTCTATCTTCAACAGAAGCAGAGTATATGGCTGCCACTGAAGCAATCAAAGAGGCATTATGGTTGAAAGGATTCACTAGTGAACTTGGACTCAACACTGATGACATGACTGTGCACTGTGACAACCAAAGTGCACTTCATCTCATGAAAAATCCTATGCATCATGAGAGATCTAAACATATCGACATAAGGCTGCATTTCATCAGAGACATTGTCACCAGCAACCAGGTACATGTCAAGAAAATCAGCACAGATCATAACCCTGCTGACATGCTTACAAAGTGTGTCACTTTGGACAAGTTTAGACACTGTCTAACCTTGCTCAACATTGAAGAAtcataaaatcccaaactacaGTTCACTTGTGTCTCAATTAAGGTGGAAATTGTTGTAATTAAGACACAAGCAAACTGTTAGTTTGCCACATCAGCAACTAACTTACCTAACCAACTGAATTCGGTTGGTCTCAAATCAGCTGCAACCTTCTCCTATAAAATGGACTCTAGTCTATTGTTTTAGGTACAGTTTTGATGCATTGTTAAGTTGTCTAGTGAGAGAGTAATCTAGAGAGAAGAGACATACATTGAGAGAATTGATTGAGGGATGTTAAAGGGATTGTCCATTCTTGAAATGGCTTCCCTCAAGTGAGGAATTAATGTAACTAGTTTCTGGTTTATACCAGATTGATGTTTTCTGGTTTAtgtatctctctctctcattgatTGTAATCAAAGACAATTCAGCAATAAAGATTCTTCTTCATTCAAATCTCTGCCTTATCAATTCTTGGTGAATTCGATTCATTCATTCTCAATTTTTCAGTTCATTGTTAATTGATTGCTTTTAATCACTTGTTCTTGTTCTGTTATTACTCGAATTGTGTTGTTTTCTAGCTGAGTTCTTGCACAACAAACAACATCAATGTTACTATAATACATCTTAAATTAACTATAATACATCTTAAATTAACTAACTCTTGGTATCAACATATGTAGTGGGttcatttttcttcattttttctctTCATGAAAGTATGTGTCCATGCTGTGTAGGCACAATCTTCTTCCAAAACCAGTGTTTTCTCCACACACAAGTCATATCCTCAATAGGAACACCTTTAGTCTCAGGCAAGAACAGACAGACAAAGATGGTCATGATTATGATCCAACCACCATAGAAAATGAATAGTCCAAATTTAAACGCACAAAGTAGAGGCATGAATGACTCTGCCACAACTACAACCATTCCAAAATTCACAGCCACTGTAATGCTTTGTCCAATTGATCTGATCTCCAATGGAAATATTTCACTTGGTATTGTCCAAGCAATAGGTCCCCATGACCACCCAAAAGCTAGAGCAAATACACATATCAAAACCATCACTAGAATAGATAAGCCTTTAGATAAATTTTGATCATCTCCAAGCTTGTTCACCAAGATTATGCCAATTATAACCTGACATATAATCATTACTATTCCACCACTGATAAGTAGAACTCTCCTGCCTAATCTGTCTACTACTGCCATAGATAACAGTGTTGACAAAACAAGTGCTGCACCAACCATAACCGAAGAATAGAAGGAAGATTTTTCACCAAACCCCATGTTTAGAAGCAAGATTGATGAGTAATAGAGTAAAGAATCCATGCCAGTGAGGGCCTGAAATGCTGGCATGAGGATTGCCATTACAAGCTGAGGCCTATTCTTCTTCCAAAATATGCTTCTAAAAGGGGTCTTTACAGTACTAGCAAGTTCACTTGCAGCAACTATGTCTTGAAACTCTTCCTCTACCTCTTCATTTCCTCTGAGTTTCTCTAGCGACCTTCTCCCTTCATCTTTCGAGCCTCGTTGAATTAAGCTGTTGGGTGTTTCGGGCAGGAATTTCGCTCCAACTACCATCAACAAGGCCAAACATGCAACCACCCCAAAGGAGATACTAATCCCTCTGTAGTCAGTCCAACGATGCTCTCCTTCGACTCGAGTGACATAGTTTATGATGTTTGATGCCAACATTCCAAGACATATCGCTAACTGAAACATAAAGTTCAAGCCTCCTCGGTACTTCGCTGGCGCTATCTCAGATAAGTATAGTGGAATCGCCTGCACACAACGAGACTCATTATAAGCCTAATCTCCAAACCAATTGGTAATGAGTGAAATAACGATAATATTTTGGTGTATGCAAAGTACCTGAACTCCAAAACCAACGCCTACACCAGCAAAGATTCGGCCAATAATGATTGCAAGCTGATCAGGACCATATTGGACTAATCGTGGAACAATGGCAATGAGAGTTGCCCCAATAAAATAACTTATTCCACCAACAATCATACTCCTTCTACGTCCATTTTTTCTAGTCACACGAGAAGCTATTAATGTGGCTATTATACCAGGTACATATACAGAAGGGAGATACATTGTATCAGACCCTGCACCATCCTTGCAATACTGGTCTAAATAGTGTTCATTTCTGTACACTAATTCCTCGTTTATGTCTGCTATGCCTTCGTTCAAGGTAGCTCCGCCTGTAACAACCAATATTTAGTtagatatataatatgtatgtatgCATGTATTTTTACCATTGACAAAAGTAAGGAAAAGGGTACCTGAAAGTCCAATATAACCAAATAGAAAAGCTCCAATTGAGGCAATAATGGATGTGATAATAAGCTGAACTGTAATGTTTCCTTGGTGTTGTTTAGTAGCTGTAGTCATAGCTCAATTTTTCACTACTAAATAATCTATATTCTATatgtttga
This Cannabis sativa cultivar Pink pepper isolate KNU-18-1 chromosome 6, ASM2916894v1, whole genome shotgun sequence DNA region includes the following protein-coding sequences:
- the LOC115724574 gene encoding deoxyuridine 5'-triphosphate nucleotidohydrolase, with the translated sequence MAYSLFKPNPTSSHSLIIALSTNPFPFRFTLPHRFITMATHNAPEINDPPTKLPKLHQNGVHQSSQTNPSFFRVKKLSENAVTPSRGSPLSAGYDLSSAKDTKVPARGKALVPTDLSIAVPEGTYARIAPRSGLAWKHSIDVGAGVIDADYRGPVGVILFNFSDVDFEVKVGDRIAQLIIEKIITPDVMEVEDLDATVRGSGGFGSTGV
- the LOC115724792 gene encoding sugar transport protein 7-like; protein product: MTTATKQHQGNITVQLIITSIIASIGAFLFGYIGLSGGATLNEGIADINEELVYRNEHYLDQYCKDGAGSDTMYLPSVYVPGIIATLIASRVTRKNGRRRSMIVGGISYFIGATLIAIVPRLVQYGPDQLAIIIGRIFAGVGVGFGVQAIPLYLSEIAPAKYRGGLNFMFQLAICLGMLASNIINYVTRVEGEHRWTDYRGISISFGVVACLALLMVVGAKFLPETPNSLIQRGSKDEGRRSLEKLRGNEEVEEEFQDIVAASELASTVKTPFRSIFWKKNRPQLVMAILMPAFQALTGMDSLLYYSSILLLNMGFGEKSSFYSSVMVGAALVLSTLLSMAVVDRLGRRVLLISGGIVMIICQVIIGIILVNKLGDDQNLSKGLSILVMVLICVFALAFGWSWGPIAWTIPSEIFPLEIRSIGQSITVAVNFGMVVVVAESFMPLLCAFKFGLFIFYGGWIIIMTIFVCLFLPETKGVPIEDMTCVWRKHWFWKKIVPTQHGHILS